In the Engystomops pustulosus chromosome 2, aEngPut4.maternal, whole genome shotgun sequence genome, one interval contains:
- the TEX30 gene encoding testis-expressed protein 30 isoform X2, whose protein sequence is MNFPQLVSLANYLASHGFLCLRFTCKGLNLGYRTKAYSAVLAYLKSNEEYKVAGVFLAGRSMGARAAASLVRMACVQDDLFIQGLVCLSYPLHPPKAKSKLRDEDLLLITKPILFISGSADDMCDKTLLTNVVSKLQAHVKIHWMDNANHGLTTKGKTLEDALPEINEQTLLWIQEILKH, encoded by the exons ATGAATTTTCCACAGCTGGTGTCTTTGGCAAATTACCTGGCCTCTCATGGCTTTCTGTGTCTGAGATTTACCTGTAAAGGGCTTAATTTAGGATACAGAACCAAAGCTTACTCTGCAGTGTTG GCCTATCTAAAGTCTAATGAAGAGTATAAAGTTGCTGGTGTATTTCTTGCAG GGCGTTCAATGGGTGCTCGTGCTGCCGCCTCACTTGTGAGAATGGCTTGCGTACAAGATGACCTCTTCATACAAGGACTGGTCTGTCTGTCATATCCTCTGCACCCTCCCAAAGCAAAAAGCAAGCTCCGAGATGAAGACCTGCTACTGATAACAAAACCAATCTTGTTCATTTCTGGCTCAGCAGATGACATGTGTGACAAG acCTTGTTGACAAATGTTGTCAGTAAACTCCAAGCCCATGTAAAGATCCATTGGATGGACAATGCAAATCATGGACTGACAACCAAAGGGAAAACATTAGAAGATGCACTGCCAGAAATTAATGAACAAACTTTGTTGTGGATTCAGGAAATATTAAAACACTAA
- the NEPRO gene encoding nucleolus and neural progenitor protein, producing the protein MATEPWNRVCIPRPAIQCQLTVPLGDNTEKCMKTLTQNCSDVHLLLKSESMKTEIATLESMLYVYHHKLCYHKPYLALKQVQQCSRRIKAMQLEESLKEMIELCSLEPQLEGPQYCAVPSQPILELVSMKILGACKLLVRCMDCCSKAFHLCLQHLLLKEYIVLNVVLLGLLSRLRVMCRGLLKRLAALYSTHIALQKEVSDLHKTPYFKDFVFPTTIEEHIGPIFKDLFADTLKNLISKKHYGQFLSKIFDTSTQVEEDKISDEIRDAVIEDTKGTAGDMGQPIQMQRFKRGKLDTFDVKSLFLPVKASVQNGFHCQKKSRKPNKKLGLSKCRIKKECVRQLMPKIQEAEDFKTLSEHLLYAVKWCKDNRLKTEAVFFKSRYLRCNRLHHAEALGYSLTKKLQLWKKSMGHSLHQQNLKKASLKRSLRKGRFRRTWTFTVTPSQRRRGVKRKDLDRSQQSADFSPNKKVLSSSATNATLSPLTPKCQESSSKGTERCLTGTDDIDDIFSSFGF; encoded by the exons ATGGCGACTGAGCCCTGGAATCGCGTCTGCATCCCCCGGCCGGCCATTCAGTGTCAGCTCACCGTGCCCCTCGGGGATAACACAG AAAAATGTATGAAGACCCTTACACAAAACTGTTCTGATGTCCACTTGCTTTTGAAAAGCGAATCAATGAAAACAGAAATTGCGACTTTGGAATCCATGTTATATGTGTATCACCATAAGCTCTGCTATCATAAGCCTTATCTAGCCTTAAAACAG GTACAACAATGTTCAAGACGGATTAAAGCAATGCAACTAGAAGAATCCTTAAAAGAGATGATTGAATTATGTTCATT GGAACCGCAACTTGAAGGTCCACAGTATTGCGCTGTCCCAAGTCAGCCTATTTTGGAGCTGGTGTCCATGAAAATTCTGGGTGCCTGCAAGTTACTGGTCCGTTGCATGGATTGCTGCTCTAAGGCCTTTCA TTTGTGTTTACAGCATCTGCTCTTGAAAGAATACATTGTCTTGAACGTTGTCCTGCTAGGATTGTTGAGCCGCTTAAG gGTTATGTGCAGGGGACTTTTAAAACGCCTCGCAgccttatatagcacacacatcgCTCTGCAGAAAGAGGTGTCAGACCTTCATAAGACACCCTACTTTAAAGACTTTGTATTCCCCACTACCATTGAAGAGCATATAGGTCCCATTTTTAAGGATTTATTTGCTGATACACTGAAAAACCTTATTTCCAAAAAACACTATGGACAGTTTCTGAGCAAAATATTTGACACCAGCACCCAGGTTGAAGAGGATAAAATAAGTGATGAAATCAGAGATGCAGTAATAGAAGATACAAAAGGGACAGCTGGTGATATGGGACAGCCAATACAAATGCAAAGATTCAAAAGAG GTAAGCTGGATACATTTGATGTTAAATCATTATTTCTGCCAGTTAAAGCAAGTGTGCAAAAC ggttTTCATTgtcaaaaaaaatccagaaagccAAACAAAAAGCTTGGACTGTCAAAATGCAGAATCAAAAAGGAATGTGTAAGGCAGTTAATGCCAAAAATTCAGGAAGCAGAGGATTTTAAAACTCTTTCCGAACATCTGCTTTATGCAGTAAAATGGTGTAAAGACAACAGACTGAAAACAGAAGCTGTGTTCTTCAAGAGTAGATATCTGCGATGCAACAGACTGCACCATGCTGAAGCCTTAGGATACAG TTTAACAAAGAAGCTGCAGTTATGGAAAAAGTCCATGGGTCATAGTTTGCATCAGCAGAATCTGAAAAAAGCTTCTCTGAAGAGAAGTTTAAGAAAAGGAAGATTTCGGAGAACTTGGACATTTACGGTCACCCCCTCACAAAGGCGCAGAGGAGTTAAGAGGAAGGATTTGGATAGATCTCAGCAGTCTGCAGATTTCTCTCCCAATAAGAAGGTGCTGTCTTCTTCTGCCACCAATGCTACTTTGAGCCCCTTGACACCCAAGTGCCAGGAGTCCAGCTCTAAAGGAACAGAACGATGTCTTACCGGCACAGATGACATAGATGATATATTCTCATCTTTTGGCTTCTAG